One Nomascus leucogenys isolate Asia chromosome 22a, Asia_NLE_v1, whole genome shotgun sequence DNA segment encodes these proteins:
- the ACOT6 gene encoding putative acyl-coenzyme A thioesterase 6 isoform X2, with the protein MDFMLQHPKAKGPSIGLLGFSKGGDLCLSMASFLKGITATVLINACVANTVAPLHYKDMIIPKLADDLGKVKITKSGFLTFMDTWSNPLEEHNHRSIIPLEKAQGPFLFIVSMDDQSWKSEFYAQIASERLQAHGKERPQIICYPETGHCIDPPYFPPSRASVHAVLGEAIFYGGEPKAHSKAQVDAWQQIQTFFHKHLNGKKSVKHSKI; encoded by the exons GCGAAAGGTCCTAGTATTGGGCTTCTTGGATTTTCCAAAGGAGGTGACCTGTGTCTCTCAATGGCTTCTTTCTTGAAGGGTATCACAGCCACTGTACTTATCAATGCCTGTGTAGCCAACACAGTAGCTCCTCTACATTATAAGGATATGATTATTCCTAAACTTGCCGATGATCTTGGAAAAGTAAAAATCACTAAGTCAGGATTTCTCACTTTTATGGACACTTGGAGCAATCCACTGGAGGAACACAATCACCGAAGTATTATTCCATTGGAAAAGGCCCAGGGACCCTTCTTGTTTATTGTTAGCATGGATGATCAAAGCTGGAAGAGTGAATTCTATGCTCAGATAGCCTCTGAAAGGCTACAAGCTCATGGGAAAGAAAGACCCCAGATAATCTGTTACCCAGAAACTGGTCACTGTATTGACCCACCTTATTTTCCTCCTTCTAGAGCCTCTGTGCATGCTGTTTTGGGTGAGGCAATATTCTATGGAGGCGAGCCAAAGGCTCACTCAAAGGCACAGGTAGATGCCTGGCAGCAAATTCAAACTTTCTTCCATAAAC atctcaATGGTAAAAAATCTGTCAAGCACAGCAAAATATAA